A stretch of Cicer arietinum cultivar CDC Frontier isolate Library 1 chromosome 5, Cicar.CDCFrontier_v2.0, whole genome shotgun sequence DNA encodes these proteins:
- the LOC101503297 gene encoding uncharacterized protein produces MQVVAGMEMFCSDSSGIGRSFLMISKVEDHGSLKVITHGLKLKKFAEVPMPDPVEHWIQESGLMHLSLGYLIMADAGLISAFVERWHKETSSFHLPFREMTITLDDIATLLHISPHDGAVHDTRQVGGYMTLLQCWIYEHFSRICKRGDRGAVPAHLPRACRWTAKHAVEGELMAYHRRLDALLLEDVVFTPYDDDRANHPFVSISMFSGYLRCGGVSYRLGPIEYYEISCRDLSETFPPTFPGDVTADYYAWYISVSHPLILPPSTVALSSPHTTVVAHIGPSSSTHAGRDRRAVELAHRALDMVTPFSEIHDILSELCRLYDD; encoded by the exons GATCATGGATCATTAAAAGTTATTACTCACGGATTGAAACTGAAGAAGTTTGCCGAAGTTCCTATGCCAGATCCTGTAGAGCATTGGATTCAAGAATCTGGGCTGATGCATCTATCTTTAGGCTACCTCATTATGGCTGATGCTGGTCTGATATCCgcatttgttgaaagatggcacaAAGAGACCAGCTCATTTCATCTGCCATTTAGAGAGATGACTATCACTTTAGACGACATCGCGACTCTCCTTCACATCTCACcacatg ATGGAGCTGTCCACGACACTCGACAGGTGGGAGGTTACATGACCCTACTACag TGTTGGATTTACGAGCACTTCTCTAGGATCTGTAAGCGGGGTGATAGAGGAGCGGTTCCTGCAcatcttccaagagcatgtaggtggaCTGCAAAACATGCTGTTGAAGGTGAATTGATGGCATATCATCGGAGACTTGATGCGTTGTTGCTCGAGGATGTAGTGTTTAcaccatatgatgatgatcgagCTAATCATCCGTTTGTATCGATTTCGATGTTTTCTGGATATCTTCGATGTGGTGGAGTCTCA TATAGATTGGGCCCAATAGAGTACTATGAGATCAGCTGTAGAGACCTTTCAGAGACTTTTCCTCCGACTTTTCCTGGAGATGTCACTGCAGACTACTATGCATGGTACATTAGTGTTTCACATCCTCTGATTCTCCCTCCATCTACTGTTGCACTTTCGAGTCCACATACTACTGTTGTTGCACATATTGGTCCATCATCTTCTACACATGCTGGTAGAGACCGTAGAGCAGTTGAGCTTGCACATAGAGCCTTAGATATGGTAACACCATTTAGTGAGATTCATGACATATTAAGTGAATTATGCCGCTTGTATGACGATTAG